A genome region from Gossypium hirsutum isolate 1008001.06 chromosome A04, Gossypium_hirsutum_v2.1, whole genome shotgun sequence includes the following:
- the LOC107948834 gene encoding BEL1-like homeodomain protein 9 — protein sequence MAEGFEPYHVPQQSRRDKLRIVAQNHSACVESTAVTLSGCSGLLPLYEASLLSSDLLTCAANASATHDFHHHQANQLSASASGKNSSLVCGVKGVNSMGFVGGVVNGSSSASHHHPYLDGQSSLPVNPSSIHDMNNSPFLYTPQNLQTIRDFDESYNSGGEVVVYKPEPLSLNHESSATAQALSLSLSSHNTHQNNLPLELNLQRYGSAIYSDKVTDSGYVVPSIIRGSASTSNEVSRGSLPLGPFTGYASILEGSRFLRPAQMLLEELCDVGRGLYAEKMTPDSSLMDPSLQNLTGTGIIDDSLSGGDGGESRRKKSRLISMLDEVYRSYKQYYQQIQAVVASFEYVAGLGNAAPYANLALKAMSKHFRCLKNAITDQLQFINKPHGQTSPGKDEGPMFGNTERSLYNRAVHNAGFHEHQPVWRPQRGLPERAVTVLRAWLFEHFLHPYPTDTDKLMLAKQTGLSRSQVSNWFINARVRLWKPMVEEIHMLEQAQKNSQKEARNPNKSSDHLSSANSIAPENPSTSFQRAQDTPSKRTRSEPLSDIPLGSEPHNLTYNSLSSLPHVGMGVSMAGGSNGVSLTLGLHQNNGISLSEPFPFNAAQRFGLGLSSEGYVIGGYESQNRHFGRDVMGGQLLHDFVG from the exons ATGGCGGAGGGTTTCGAGCCCTACCATGTCCCACAACAAAGCAGAAGAGATAAGCTAAGAATTGTGGCACAAAACCACTCAGCTTGTGTTGAATCGACGGCTGTTACACTTTCAGGCTGCTCAGGTCTACTTCCTTTGTACGAGGCTTCTCTTCTTTCCTCCGATTTGTTGACTTGCGCTGCCAACGCTAGTGCTACCCATGACTTTCACCATCACCAGGCCAACCAGCTTTCGGCTTCGGCTTCTGGTAAAAACAGTAGCCTCGTTTGTGGAGTTAAAGGTGTGAATTCCATGGGTTTTGTTGGTGGGGTTGTTAATGGTTCTTCATCAGCTTCTCATCATCACCCTTATTTGGACGGACAATCGTCTTTACCCGTGAACCCTAGCTCTATTCATGATATGAATAACAGCCCTTTCCTTTATACCCCGCAAAACCTTCAAACCATAAGAGATTTTGACGAGTCTTATAACAGTGGTGGTGAAGTCGTGGTTTATAAACCTGAACCTTTGTCCTTGAACCACGAGTCCAGTGCCACTGCTCAGGCCTTGTCTCTTTCTTTATCTTCTCATAATACCCACCAAAACAATCTTCCTTTGGAGCTAAATCTACAGAGATACGGGTCTGCTATCTATAGTGACAAGGTCACTGACAGTGGCTATGTGGTTCCAAGCATTATTCGTGGCAGCGCTTCTACGTCGAATGAGGTTTCCAGGGGCTCCCTCCCTCTCGGGCCTTTCACTGGCTACGCTTCGATTTTGGAAGGATCCAGGTTTTTGAGGCCCGCCCAGATGTTATTAGAAGAGCTTTGCGATGTGGGTAGGGGACTTTATGCTGAAAAAATGACTCCTGATTCTTCTTTGATGGACCCTTCATTGCAGAATTTGACTGGTACTGGAATTATTGATGATTCTCTCAGTGGGGGGGATGGTGGTGAGAGTAGAAGAAAGAAGTCGAGGCTAATTTCAATGCTTGACGAG GTTTACCGGAGCTACAAACAATATTATCAACAGATACAAGCTGTAGTTGCATCGTTTGAATATGTTGCCGGACTGGGCAATGCTGCTCCTTACGCAAACTTGGCTTTGAAAGCCATGTCTAAACATTTCAGGTGCTTGAAGAACGCAATCACCGACCAGCTTCAGTTCATTAATAAGCCTCATGGTCAAACAAGCCCGGGAAAAGATGAAGGTCCAATGTTTGGAAACACTGAAAGAAGCCTTTATAACCGAGCTGTTCATAATGCTGGGTTCCATGAGCACCAACCTGTTTGGCGACCTCAACGAGGCCTTCCTGAGCGTGCTGTAACTGTACTTCGAGCATGGCTATTTGAACACTTTCTACACCC TTATCCAACTGACACAGACAAGCTTATGTTGGCTAAACAAACTGGTCTATCACGGAGCCAG GTGTCGAATTGGTTTATAAATGCGAGAGTGAGACTTTGGAAGCCAATGGTAGAGGAAATACACATGCTCGAACAAGCTCAAAAAAATTCGCAAAAGGAGGCTAGAAATCCGAACAAGTCAAGTGACCATTTGTCTTCCGCAAACTCTATCGCACCCGAAAACCCATCTACCTCTTTTCAAAGGGCTCAGGATACCCCATCAAAGCGCACAAGAAGTGAACCACTTTCCGATATTCCCCTTGGAAGTGAACCACATAACTTGACGTACAACAGCTTATCAAGCCTTCCACATGTTGGTATGGGTGTTAGCATGGCTGGTGGGAGTAATGGTGTCTCCTTAACACTTGGTCTTCATCAGAACAATGGTATCAGCTTATCTGAGCCATTTCCTTTTAATGCAGCTCAGCGGTTTGGCCTTGGCCTAAGCAGTGAGGGGTATGTTATCGGTGGTTATGAATCACAAAATCGGCATTTTGGCAGGGATGTTATGGGAGGACAACTTTTACACGATTTTGTAGGTTGA